A stretch of the Gemmatimonas aurantiaca genome encodes the following:
- a CDS encoding SDR family NAD(P)-dependent oxidoreductase produces the protein MIDALRAVTELLERVVADRTLLRLLPLEDRLRFDNAIASVFQPDVRARRAMVKATAKERKLEAARRDDELLHETGIRTLRRRPVFTTPNVYLLGDAAAGQSSTGDAAESPEAEVPQHCYICKEKFTKIHHFYDQMCQACAEFNFRKRTELTDLSGRTALLTGGRVKIGYQAGLKLLRCGARLLVTTRFPRDSAMRYAAEPDFADWKDRLEIFGLDLRHTPSVETFCRQLLQSEARLDFIVNNACQTVRRPPAFYAHMMEGERAAAGTLSSSARGLLGRYEALRETDRTQGGESMGLMAAVGGEPATGEQLGLTHAAALSQVALLPEDHDAGQQLFPTGQLDQDLQQIDLRTRNSWRLLLDEVPSVELLEVQLVNAIAPFLINARLKPLMLRTDNRDKHIVNVSAMEGQFYRNNKTTRHPHTNMAKAALNMMTRTSAADYQQDGIHMNSVDTGWVTDEDVADLAARKVENHRFHPPLDIVDGAARIVDPIITGVATGVHVWGQFLKDYAPTDW, from the coding sequence GTGATTGACGCCTTGCGTGCCGTCACCGAACTGCTCGAGCGTGTCGTCGCCGATCGGACGTTGTTGCGTCTTCTGCCTCTCGAAGACCGTCTCCGTTTCGACAATGCCATCGCCTCGGTGTTCCAGCCCGACGTGCGCGCACGCCGGGCCATGGTGAAGGCCACGGCCAAGGAGCGGAAGCTCGAAGCCGCCCGGCGGGACGATGAGCTCCTGCACGAGACGGGCATCCGCACGCTGCGGCGACGTCCCGTGTTCACCACGCCCAACGTGTATCTGCTGGGCGATGCGGCCGCGGGGCAATCATCCACGGGGGATGCCGCGGAAAGCCCGGAGGCCGAGGTCCCGCAACACTGCTACATCTGCAAAGAGAAGTTCACGAAGATCCATCACTTCTACGATCAGATGTGCCAGGCGTGCGCGGAGTTCAATTTCCGCAAGCGCACCGAACTGACCGACCTGAGCGGCCGCACGGCACTGCTCACCGGTGGTCGGGTGAAGATCGGCTACCAGGCGGGACTGAAGCTGTTGCGGTGTGGTGCGCGCCTGCTGGTGACCACCCGGTTCCCGCGCGATTCGGCGATGCGGTATGCCGCCGAGCCCGACTTCGCGGACTGGAAGGATCGATTGGAGATCTTCGGGCTCGATCTTCGGCACACCCCGAGTGTCGAAACCTTCTGCCGGCAGTTGCTGCAATCGGAAGCCCGTCTCGATTTCATCGTGAACAATGCCTGTCAGACGGTCCGCCGTCCGCCGGCGTTCTACGCGCACATGATGGAAGGGGAACGCGCCGCGGCGGGCACCTTGTCGTCATCGGCGCGCGGGTTGCTGGGGCGCTATGAAGCGTTGCGGGAGACGGACCGCACGCAGGGCGGCGAATCGATGGGGCTGATGGCCGCCGTCGGGGGAGAGCCGGCGACAGGGGAACAACTGGGGCTCACCCATGCGGCGGCGCTCTCCCAGGTGGCGCTCCTTCCGGAAGACCATGACGCCGGTCAGCAACTCTTCCCCACCGGACAACTCGACCAGGACCTGCAGCAGATCGATCTGCGGACCCGCAACTCGTGGCGTCTGCTGCTCGACGAAGTGCCCAGCGTGGAACTGCTCGAGGTGCAGCTGGTGAATGCCATTGCGCCGTTCCTGATCAATGCGCGGCTCAAACCGTTGATGTTGCGCACCGACAACCGCGATAAACACATCGTGAACGTGTCGGCCATGGAGGGGCAGTTCTACCGCAACAACAAGACCACGCGTCATCCGCACACGAACATGGCCAAGGCGGCGCTCAACATGATGACGCGGACCTCGGCGGCCGACTATCAGCAGGACGGCATCCACATGAACAGTGTGGACACGGGATGGGTGACCGATGAAGACGTGGCGGATCTCGCGGCGCGGAAGGTGGAGAACCATCGGTTCCATCCACCGCTCGATATCGTCGATGGCGCGGCCAGGATCGTCGACCCCATCATCACCGGTGTCGCCACCGGCGTTCATGTATGGGGACAGTTTCTCAAGGACTACGCGCCCACCGACTGGTAG
- a CDS encoding Rho termination factor N-terminal domain-containing protein, translating to MPNWTAKQEREYEHIKDSYRGRGRSGEKAAEIAARTVNKQRREHGETPQHKTQGTGNPNRPLSERTKAELQNLARSRQIAGRSRMNKAELVKSLQH from the coding sequence ATGCCCAACTGGACAGCCAAACAGGAACGGGAATACGAACACATCAAGGACAGCTACCGGGGACGCGGCCGAAGCGGTGAAAAAGCGGCGGAAATTGCGGCCCGCACCGTGAACAAACAGCGGCGTGAACATGGTGAGACACCGCAACACAAGACACAGGGCACCGGCAATCCGAATCGTCCGTTGTCGGAACGCACCAAAGCCGAGTTGCAGAATCTTGCCCGGTCCCGGCAGATCGCGGGGCGCAGCCGCATGAACAAGGCGGAGTTGGTGAAGTCGCTTCAGCACTGA
- a CDS encoding SDR family oxidoreductase: MPREPKPPFPPQHQERPGIEAHMTPRPRFEGAHYRAAQKLQGKVALITGGDSGIGRSVAVLFAREGARVAIIHLKEEQRDADETLQHITAAGGEALSIAGDIRSTTFCERAVARVVKAFGALDILVNNAAWQVRQDTLPEITDEQLERTIGTNILGMFYLTRAALPHIPRGGSIINTGSITGLEGSAHLLDYATTKGAIHAFTKSLARNLVEQGIRVNCVAPGPVWTPLNVADKPAREVARHGADTPVGRPAQPEEIAPAYVFFASSGDSSYVSGEVLTLLGGDVTAA; this comes from the coding sequence ATGCCCCGTGAGCCCAAACCTCCATTCCCTCCCCAGCATCAGGAACGCCCCGGCATCGAAGCCCACATGACCCCGCGTCCGAGATTCGAAGGTGCACACTACCGTGCAGCTCAGAAGCTGCAGGGAAAGGTGGCCCTCATCACGGGAGGGGACTCCGGAATCGGTCGATCGGTGGCGGTGCTCTTTGCCCGGGAAGGTGCCAGAGTCGCCATCATTCATCTGAAGGAAGAACAACGTGATGCCGACGAAACACTGCAGCACATCACCGCTGCCGGTGGAGAAGCTCTCTCGATCGCCGGCGATATCCGGAGCACCACGTTCTGCGAACGCGCCGTCGCGCGAGTGGTGAAGGCGTTTGGTGCGCTCGACATTCTCGTGAACAATGCCGCATGGCAGGTTCGTCAGGATACACTCCCCGAAATCACCGACGAGCAGTTGGAGCGCACGATCGGCACGAACATTCTGGGCATGTTCTATCTGACGCGCGCCGCGCTGCCGCACATTCCGCGGGGCGGATCCATCATCAATACCGGCTCCATCACCGGTCTGGAAGGAAGCGCACATCTGCTCGACTATGCCACGACCAAAGGGGCCATTCATGCGTTCACCAAGTCATTGGCGCGCAATCTCGTGGAGCAGGGCATCCGGGTGAATTGTGTGGCGCCCGGACCCGTGTGGACGCCACTCAACGTGGCAGACAAGCCCGCCAGGGAGGTGGCCAGACATGGCGCCGATACCCCCGTCGGACGTCCCGCACAACCCGAGGAAATCGCGCCTGCCTATGTCTTCTTCGCCTCGTCCGGCGATTCCAGCTACGTCAGTGGGGAAGTGCTCACGCTGCTCGGAGGAGATGTGACGGCGGCATGA
- a CDS encoding lactonase family protein produces MSLDRPLSRRAFLSASALAVLMSSRRLRALGLATDGIHTPWTLYIGTYTKTGKSKGIHRVTVDPGTLAFGDMTLAAETADPSFLALLPDGKGLVAVNELTEFGGQASGSVTSFRRDPATGALHVTGTVRASRGAAPCYVSIDRSGRQVLVANYVGGTVAVLPRRADGTLGDASTVIADSGKGPHAVRQTAPHAHCILPDPGNRFILHTDLGTDRIYVSRFDAGTGALVPAAVPEVALHAGAGPRHLAFSPDGRTLYCVNELDSTLVAFAYDGKTGGLTERQRLSTRPAGATVENFPADLQVHPTGRTVYASNRGDDTIAVFQVNRKDGSLSLIQSVSTQGNGPRSFTLTPDGSGLLVANQRSDSIFALRVDAATGMLTATGHMLEAPVPVCLRFG; encoded by the coding sequence ATGAGCCTGGATCGTCCGCTTTCACGCCGCGCGTTTCTCTCGGCTTCGGCCCTTGCTGTCCTGATGAGTTCCCGCCGGCTGCGGGCATTGGGATTGGCCACCGACGGTATTCACACGCCGTGGACGTTGTACATCGGCACGTATACCAAGACCGGCAAGAGCAAAGGGATCCATCGGGTGACTGTGGACCCGGGCACGCTGGCATTCGGGGACATGACACTCGCCGCGGAGACGGCCGATCCGTCGTTCCTCGCACTCCTGCCCGACGGCAAGGGGCTCGTGGCCGTGAATGAACTCACCGAGTTCGGCGGACAGGCCTCGGGGAGCGTGACGTCGTTTCGGCGCGATCCTGCCACCGGGGCGCTCCATGTGACGGGCACTGTACGTGCCTCCCGAGGGGCGGCACCATGTTATGTGTCCATCGACCGCAGCGGTCGGCAGGTGCTGGTCGCCAACTATGTGGGTGGCACCGTGGCCGTTCTGCCGCGGCGCGCGGATGGTACGCTGGGGGACGCTTCCACGGTGATTGCGGACAGCGGCAAGGGGCCGCACGCGGTACGACAGACCGCGCCGCATGCACACTGCATTCTTCCCGATCCGGGCAACCGTTTCATCCTGCACACGGATCTCGGTACCGATCGTATCTACGTCTCGCGTTTCGACGCCGGCACCGGCGCGCTCGTACCCGCCGCCGTGCCGGAGGTGGCGTTGCATGCGGGTGCCGGTCCGCGCCATCTCGCATTCTCGCCCGATGGTCGGACGCTGTATTGCGTGAATGAACTCGATTCCACGCTCGTCGCGTTTGCCTACGATGGGAAGACGGGCGGTCTGACCGAGCGCCAGCGATTGTCCACCAGACCCGCGGGGGCGACGGTGGAGAACTTCCCGGCCGATCTCCAGGTGCACCCGACCGGACGCACCGTGTATGCCTCCAATCGCGGCGACGACACCATCGCGGTGTTCCAGGTGAATCGGAAAGATGGATCGCTCTCGCTGATCCAGTCCGTTTCCACGCAGGGCAATGGACCACGCAGCTTCACACTCACACCAGACGGCTCCGGGTTGCTCGTCGCCAATCAACGATCCGACTCCATCTTCGCACTACGGGTCGATGCCGCCACGGGGATGTTGACGGCGACCGGTCACATGCTCGAAGCTCCCGTCCCGGTCTGTCTCCGGTTCGGGTGA
- a CDS encoding PepSY-associated TM helix domain-containing protein has translation MTARSLSMIRSVFFWTHLVMGITGGIIIFIMSLTGVLLGFERQLIASLDGAPVATVPSAQATRLDVDQLLARSGASADPIASIAIKAGAQEPVTIRFRDRERPSLLVNPYTADVIPPVTGGKTAAFMSWLRGWHRWLGVTGESRPLARAITGACNAAFLLLVLTGFVIWLPRRLSAAAFRTAAIFNVRLAGKARDFNWHNSLGIWSALPLAAVVATAMFISYQWPGRLLDKYFGNPRERAAATAIPSTPGTANTSRPSGEAGEPRPGNSLVPLAGMMQTVTMTRPEWQSITITIPPRPDSALQFAVAEGNTYRPDLRHQYFFDASTAQLLRTSNYDSLSTSRKIRAWYRFGHTGEVFGVTGQLIATLVSFVGVVLVYTGFALSWRRLAAFLRRRRRGIA, from the coding sequence ATGACGGCGCGCAGTCTCTCGATGATCCGCAGCGTGTTCTTCTGGACACATCTGGTCATGGGCATCACCGGCGGCATCATCATCTTCATCATGTCGCTCACCGGCGTGCTCCTCGGTTTCGAGCGACAGTTGATCGCCAGCCTGGATGGTGCGCCGGTTGCGACCGTGCCCTCTGCGCAGGCGACTCGCCTGGATGTCGATCAGTTGCTCGCTCGCAGCGGTGCCTCGGCCGACCCCATTGCCAGCATTGCGATCAAGGCGGGGGCGCAGGAACCGGTGACGATCCGCTTCCGCGATCGTGAGCGGCCGTCCCTCCTGGTGAATCCCTATACGGCGGACGTGATACCACCGGTGACCGGGGGCAAGACGGCCGCATTCATGTCGTGGCTGCGAGGTTGGCATCGATGGCTGGGGGTGACCGGGGAGTCCCGTCCATTGGCCCGGGCCATCACGGGCGCCTGCAACGCCGCCTTTCTGTTGCTCGTGCTCACGGGGTTCGTGATCTGGTTGCCGAGACGTCTTTCGGCGGCCGCGTTCCGCACCGCAGCCATTTTCAATGTGCGGCTCGCGGGCAAGGCGCGCGACTTCAATTGGCACAACAGCCTGGGCATCTGGTCGGCGCTCCCGCTGGCGGCAGTCGTGGCGACCGCGATGTTCATCTCCTATCAATGGCCGGGACGATTGCTGGACAAGTACTTCGGCAATCCCAGGGAACGCGCCGCGGCGACCGCAATTCCTTCGACTCCGGGAACAGCGAACACATCACGTCCCTCCGGTGAAGCCGGGGAACCACGCCCGGGCAATAGCCTCGTTCCTCTTGCCGGCATGATGCAGACTGTCACCATGACGAGACCGGAGTGGCAATCCATAACCATCACGATTCCTCCCCGGCCCGACAGCGCCCTGCAGTTTGCGGTCGCCGAGGGGAATACCTATCGTCCCGACCTTCGTCATCAGTACTTCTTCGATGCGTCGACGGCACAGCTGCTGCGTACGTCGAACTACGATTCACTCAGCACCAGCCGCAAGATCCGGGCGTGGTACCGGTTCGGTCACACCGGTGAAGTGTTCGGTGTGACCGGTCAGCTCATCGCGACGCTGGTCTCGTTTGTCGGTGTGGTGCTGGTGTATACCGGCTTTGCTCTCTCGTGGCGTCGCCTGGCCGCGTTTCTCCGACGCCGGCGACGGGGTATCGCCTGA
- a CDS encoding sigma-54 dependent transcriptional regulator, with the protein MPSRRHISRVLVVTACPVVHETLRLGFEAMQKEVLHAEHPGGLIDMIGPAQVDLLICDRRLLDVEGIELLQGLRHRQPRLPVVLLDDVQHRGHPAEAPLHDSALLTLPLTNDDLGRLLRATEGRQLPGASGAEAITDFHGMLATTAAMQELFRKVCRVGPTDATVLITGESGTGKELIARALHEESARREHPFIALNCAALPSELIESELFGHIRGAFTGAMRDRAGLFEAAHGGTLFLDEIGDLGLTAQAKVLRALENREITRLGGSRTTTVDVRVLAATNRCLEQLVEQGEFREDLLYRLNVIPLALPPLRERRADIPVLTEHFVRVFAERHQVPPRALTGSSRELLHHYAWPGNVRELRNCIEGAVILTDSREIQPVDFPTRLRQGNGTHARGAGRSRMETILREADLTFVEARELALAEFDREYLTAALRRHGGNIAQTARAIGLHRQSLQKLLTRRHLRVPSAAQDDES; encoded by the coding sequence ATGCCTTCCAGACGGCACATTTCCCGTGTCCTCGTGGTGACGGCCTGTCCAGTGGTTCACGAGACGCTGCGTCTGGGTTTCGAAGCGATGCAGAAGGAGGTGCTCCACGCCGAGCACCCCGGCGGACTGATCGACATGATCGGTCCGGCGCAGGTCGATCTCCTGATTTGTGATCGCCGGCTACTCGACGTCGAGGGCATCGAGCTGCTGCAGGGGTTGCGCCATCGTCAGCCGCGCTTGCCTGTCGTTTTACTGGACGATGTCCAACACCGAGGACACCCGGCCGAGGCTCCCCTTCACGACAGTGCGCTGCTGACCCTGCCGCTGACGAACGACGATCTCGGCCGTCTGTTGCGCGCCACCGAGGGTCGCCAACTGCCGGGCGCATCCGGTGCGGAGGCGATCACCGACTTCCATGGCATGCTGGCCACCACGGCAGCCATGCAGGAGCTCTTTCGGAAAGTGTGCCGCGTGGGACCGACGGATGCCACGGTCCTCATCACCGGGGAAAGTGGCACCGGCAAGGAACTCATCGCCCGGGCATTGCATGAGGAAAGTGCGCGACGCGAACATCCATTCATTGCGCTGAACTGCGCGGCTCTCCCCTCGGAACTGATCGAAAGTGAACTCTTCGGACATATCCGGGGTGCCTTCACGGGAGCCATGCGGGACAGGGCGGGACTCTTCGAAGCGGCACATGGGGGCACACTGTTCCTCGACGAAATCGGGGATCTCGGACTCACGGCACAGGCCAAGGTGCTGCGCGCGCTCGAGAATCGGGAAATCACCCGTCTGGGGGGAAGCAGGACCACGACCGTCGACGTGCGGGTGTTGGCGGCAACCAATCGTTGTCTCGAACAGCTGGTCGAACAGGGGGAGTTTCGTGAGGATCTCCTCTATCGCCTCAATGTGATCCCGCTGGCACTGCCACCACTCCGGGAGAGAAGGGCGGACATTCCGGTACTGACGGAGCATTTTGTACGTGTCTTTGCCGAGCGCCATCAGGTTCCGCCGCGGGCATTGACTGGGAGTTCCCGCGAGTTGCTCCATCACTATGCCTGGCCCGGCAATGTCCGGGAACTGCGTAACTGCATCGAAGGCGCGGTGATCCTCACGGACTCGCGGGAAATTCAGCCCGTCGATTTCCCGACGCGGCTCCGGCAAGGGAATGGTACCCATGCCCGAGGCGCGGGTCGCTCCAGGATGGAGACGATTCTGCGCGAAGCGGATCTGACCTTCGTGGAAGCCCGCGAACTCGCGCTCGCCGAGTTCGACCGGGAATACCTGACGGCGGCCCTGCGTCGCCATGGCGGAAACATCGCGCAGACGGCGCGAGCCATCGGCCTGCATCGACAGAGTCTGCAGAAACTGCTCACGCGCCGACACCTGCGAGTTCCTTCAGCCGCGCAGGATGACGAGTCCTGA
- a CDS encoding BON domain-containing protein, giving the protein MAREHYNQYPDRDSYRGGNDSRSGRQDRDLSYETRDGSRDDRQWQRGPDDWNGPYGGYRSADDLMPRDNYQGRDRNEYSREYGRDDWEANDRSAHRQSYRNGWANQADGSDFRADMNPRQRNHGYQGSTSAYQGASGYPSYGGGRRHDGRDFMDGGQRRDFGSYGSEYLEDGFGSLRDPRREGQMFSGSDVRFSGMSSQDFRGRGPKGWQRSDERIQEDLSVQLEQHSALDASDIEVKVQDGEVTLTGTTNDRQMKRLAEDIAERVPGVKEVQNQIRLNKAEGQSSSSERRQSADHNESKQSRRAGQATS; this is encoded by the coding sequence ATGGCACGCGAACACTATAATCAGTATCCCGATCGTGACTCATATCGTGGAGGGAACGATTCCCGCTCGGGGCGGCAGGACCGGGATCTCTCCTACGAGACTCGCGATGGCTCACGCGACGATCGCCAGTGGCAACGGGGACCGGACGACTGGAATGGCCCGTACGGTGGCTACCGCTCGGCGGACGATCTGATGCCCCGGGACAACTATCAGGGACGCGACAGAAACGAATACTCGCGAGAGTATGGTCGCGACGACTGGGAAGCCAACGATCGAAGTGCCCACCGTCAGAGCTATCGCAACGGATGGGCCAATCAGGCCGACGGTTCCGACTTCCGCGCCGACATGAATCCCCGGCAGCGGAACCATGGTTATCAGGGTTCGACCTCCGCTTATCAGGGCGCATCGGGCTATCCCTCGTACGGTGGGGGACGCCGGCATGATGGCCGGGACTTCATGGACGGCGGTCAACGCCGCGATTTCGGTTCCTATGGCTCGGAGTATCTCGAGGACGGCTTTGGCAGTCTGCGCGATCCGCGCCGGGAAGGCCAGATGTTCTCGGGCTCCGACGTCCGGTTCTCGGGCATGTCATCCCAGGACTTCCGGGGTCGCGGCCCCAAGGGCTGGCAACGGTCGGACGAGCGTATCCAGGAAGACCTCAGTGTCCAACTGGAGCAGCACAGCGCGCTCGACGCCAGCGATATCGAAGTCAAAGTACAGGATGGCGAAGTCACCCTCACAGGCACCACGAATGATCGCCAGATGAAGCGTCTGGCCGAGGATATCGCCGAACGTGTACCCGGTGTCAAGGAAGTGCAGAATCAGATCCGCCTGAACAAGGCAGAAGGACAGAGCAGTTCGTCGGAGCGACGTCAGAGTGCTGACCACAACGAATCCAAGCAGAGCCGACGCGCCGGTCAGGCAACCAGTTGA
- a CDS encoding Ku protein, giving the protein MPRIIWRGAISFGLVHIPVTLHAASVRRGMNFDLVDKRTADPIGYRKINKVTGKEVASEHITRAFEYAKGQYVMLADEEIKRANVESTQTVEITTFVDQHEVPFVFFDTPYYLAPDRRGSKVYTLLREALVRTNTIAIARVVLHTREHLAAVVPLGRLLILETLRWGEEVVEDSAIDAPATAKAAGVTTRELQMAEKLIADMSAPWDPGEYHDRFREDVEALVERKVKAGRTHLIEGEAAPPKRLAAPTSTEELAALLKDSLRALPPSERKRKPVPKRPAGKRSDTKSVAKRARAQGR; this is encoded by the coding sequence ATGCCACGCATCATCTGGAGAGGAGCCATCAGCTTCGGCCTCGTGCATATCCCGGTCACACTCCATGCCGCATCGGTGCGACGCGGGATGAATTTTGATCTGGTGGACAAACGCACGGCGGACCCGATCGGCTATCGGAAGATCAACAAGGTCACCGGCAAGGAGGTCGCCAGCGAACACATCACCCGCGCCTTCGAGTACGCCAAGGGTCAGTACGTGATGCTGGCGGACGAGGAGATCAAGCGGGCCAATGTGGAGTCCACACAGACTGTGGAAATCACGACCTTCGTGGATCAGCACGAAGTCCCCTTCGTGTTCTTCGATACGCCGTATTATCTCGCGCCGGATCGACGGGGCAGTAAAGTCTACACGCTGCTGCGCGAAGCATTGGTACGTACGAACACCATTGCCATTGCGCGCGTGGTGCTTCATACCCGGGAGCACCTGGCTGCGGTGGTGCCTTTGGGTCGACTCCTCATCCTGGAGACGCTGCGATGGGGAGAAGAAGTCGTGGAAGACTCGGCCATCGATGCACCGGCCACCGCCAAAGCCGCGGGGGTAACGACCCGGGAACTGCAGATGGCGGAAAAGCTCATCGCCGACATGTCCGCGCCATGGGATCCCGGGGAATACCATGACCGTTTCCGTGAGGATGTCGAAGCGCTGGTGGAGCGCAAGGTGAAAGCCGGCAGGACTCACCTGATCGAGGGCGAAGCCGCACCCCCGAAACGTCTGGCGGCACCCACGTCCACCGAAGAGCTGGCCGCACTGCTCAAGGACAGTCTACGGGCCTTGCCTCCCTCAGAGCGGAAGCGGAAGCCGGTCCCGAAACGTCCCGCAGGCAAACGATCGGACACGAAGTCCGTCGCCAAACGAGCGCGAGCGCAGGGCCGCTGA
- a CDS encoding ferritin-like domain-containing protein — MPNNGAVHEIFVDELRDAYDFEKRLVKALKQMARSSSNPELEAAFSSHLEETTGHVAILEEVFELVDLKPRGKHCAGMAGIIEEGSEAIDEKKDEPAVRDIALIGGARRAEHYEMAAYLILVDLATELGYADAAERLREILNQEMACDKHLAKLGKTLVTDMMHSPAHT; from the coding sequence ATGCCCAACAACGGTGCGGTCCATGAAATTTTCGTCGACGAACTCCGGGATGCATACGACTTCGAGAAGCGCCTCGTGAAGGCTTTGAAGCAGATGGCCCGTTCGTCTTCCAATCCGGAACTGGAAGCGGCGTTTTCCTCACATCTCGAAGAAACGACGGGGCACGTGGCCATTCTCGAGGAGGTGTTCGAGCTCGTGGATCTCAAGCCCCGTGGCAAACACTGCGCCGGCATGGCGGGGATCATCGAAGAGGGCAGTGAAGCCATCGACGAGAAGAAGGACGAACCCGCGGTTCGCGACATCGCGTTGATCGGTGGGGCCCGCCGCGCCGAGCACTATGAAATGGCAGCCTATCTGATCCTGGTGGATCTGGCCACCGAACTGGGCTATGCCGACGCTGCCGAACGACTGCGTGAGATTCTCAACCAGGAGATGGCCTGCGACAAACATCTCGCGAAACTTGGCAAGACACTGGTCACCGATATGATGCACTCTCCGGCGCACACGTAG
- the ligD gene encoding DNA ligase D → MARPSTALLAPMLATWVETPPAGAFHYEIKLDGYRLLTQFSGKNVLAHTRNGIDYTEKLGGIVEALAGLRVTGAYLDGEIVVFDERGISRFSLLQQALSDHASSSIRYVVFDILRFRGRDLRSLPIETRRARLQDLLAHSSSSLLVGSTWVDRDPLALLQAARASGYEGLVGKRVGSSYVSGRSHDWIKLTFDHRQEGIVVGFTPPRGTRSGFGALLLAVHEDHELRYIGRVGTGFSETTLRALHRTLEAIRTRHSPLPRPPVDARNIRWVEPVLIVDVEHAGFTAAGMLRKAAFIGLRPDRNVDEIVRQEPLSMPPAPSPASTTEAGITITHGDRVIDAKSGATKHDLARFYATVAPQLLPHLAHRPVALLRAPDGVTGETFFQKHAAGRTIPGVRQMDPALDPGHAPLLAIDNVQALVGVVQMGTIELHTWNARETRIERPDRMIFDLDPDPKLPFPQVRQAASLMRDLLQELGLTAFVKTSGGAGLHVVVPLTPYADWDSVKTFSRMAAEHMARTLPKLFVAKSGEKNRVRRIFVDYLRNGRGSSTVSAFSVRARAGLPVSMPVSWELLETLEDPRALQIHSVPDWLAQHPDDPWISYRRIRQRLTKRMHERLRTGEPT, encoded by the coding sequence ATGGCGAGGCCATCCACGGCGCTCCTCGCGCCCATGCTCGCGACCTGGGTCGAAACGCCCCCGGCGGGCGCCTTTCACTATGAGATCAAACTCGATGGCTATCGATTGCTGACGCAGTTCTCCGGAAAGAATGTGCTGGCCCATACGCGCAATGGCATCGACTACACGGAGAAACTCGGTGGCATCGTCGAAGCGCTGGCCGGTCTCCGCGTCACCGGCGCCTATCTCGATGGAGAGATCGTCGTTTTCGACGAACGGGGGATCTCCCGTTTCAGCCTGCTGCAGCAGGCTCTTTCCGATCATGCCTCGTCATCCATCCGATATGTCGTCTTCGATATCCTGCGCTTTCGTGGACGAGATCTCCGCTCACTTCCCATCGAGACCCGACGCGCCAGACTGCAGGACCTTCTGGCCCATTCTTCCTCCTCATTGCTCGTCGGCAGCACCTGGGTGGACCGTGACCCTCTGGCATTGCTCCAGGCCGCCAGAGCATCCGGGTATGAAGGGCTCGTCGGCAAGCGGGTCGGCTCGTCGTACGTGTCCGGGCGTTCGCACGACTGGATCAAACTGACATTCGACCATCGCCAGGAAGGCATCGTGGTGGGATTCACCCCTCCACGTGGTACACGGTCCGGTTTCGGCGCGCTGCTGCTGGCCGTTCACGAAGACCATGAACTCCGGTACATCGGCCGCGTGGGGACGGGCTTCTCCGAAACGACACTCCGTGCGCTGCATCGGACGCTCGAGGCCATCCGGACACGGCATTCCCCTCTGCCGCGGCCACCGGTCGATGCCCGCAACATTCGATGGGTTGAGCCGGTACTCATTGTAGATGTCGAACACGCCGGTTTCACTGCCGCCGGGATGTTGCGCAAAGCGGCATTTATCGGCCTGCGCCCCGACCGGAATGTCGATGAGATCGTACGTCAGGAGCCCCTGTCCATGCCCCCTGCCCCGAGTCCTGCATCCACCACGGAAGCCGGCATCACGATCACCCATGGGGATCGGGTGATCGATGCGAAAAGTGGCGCGACCAAGCACGATCTGGCCCGTTTCTACGCGACCGTTGCACCCCAACTCCTCCCCCATCTCGCGCACCGTCCGGTGGCGCTGCTGCGGGCTCCCGATGGTGTGACGGGCGAAACTTTCTTCCAGAAACACGCGGCAGGTCGGACCATTCCCGGAGTGCGTCAGATGGATCCCGCGCTCGACCCGGGCCACGCGCCGCTGCTCGCGATCGACAATGTGCAGGCGCTCGTCGGTGTGGTGCAGATGGGAACCATCGAACTGCATACCTGGAACGCACGCGAGACCCGCATCGAACGTCCGGACCGCATGATCTTCGATCTCGATCCCGATCCGAAGCTTCCCTTCCCGCAGGTCCGTCAGGCAGCGAGTCTCATGCGTGACCTGCTGCAGGAACTTGGTCTCACGGCATTCGTGAAGACCTCCGGCGGTGCCGGGCTGCATGTGGTCGTACCTCTCACACCCTATGCCGACTGGGACAGCGTCAAGACATTCTCCCGCATGGCGGCCGAACACATGGCTCGCACCCTGCCAAAACTCTTCGTCGCAAAATCGGGAGAGAAAAACCGCGTGCGGCGGATCTTCGTGGACTACCTGCGGAACGGACGCGGATCGAGCACGGTCTCTGCCTTCTCCGTGCGTGCGCGGGCAGGCCTTCCCGTCTCCATGCCTGTTTCCTGGGAGCTTCTGGAGACACTCGAGGATCCCCGTGCTCTCCAAATTCACTCCGTGCCGGATTGGCTTGCCCAGCATCCGGACGATCCGTGGATATCCTACCGGCGTATCCGGCAACGACTGACCAAGCGCATGCATGAGCGGCTGCGCACCGGAGAGCCCACGTAA